Proteins from one Stenotrophomonas aracearum genomic window:
- a CDS encoding RelA/SpoT family protein, whose protein sequence is MNPGPSAKVATSPGAAVPDYVLQLERAAHYLPPEQLPLLRRAWEVGASAHAGQTRKSGEPYITHPVAVAQVLAELGLDVEALIAAILHDTIEDTPLTREELAAEFGEAVAELVDGVTKLDKLKFRDRQEAAAESFRKMLLAMSRDLRVIMIKLADRLHNMRTLGAQSTEARGRIARETLEIYAPIAQRLGMSLVKSELQNLGFKALYPWRHAILEKHIRSQPVVRREAMAQVEVQLSQRLAKEGLEHRLVSRIKTPWSIYNKMRDENKSFDQVMDVFGFRLVVRSVPNAYHALGAVHATFKPLDGRFRDFIAIPKANGYQSLHTVLFGPYGSPIEVQIRTEEMDLIAERGVAAHWTYKFGGDSPNSAQSRAHAWIVELIDSQRAAGSSLEFLDNVKVDLFPDEVYLFTPKGKILALPRNSTALDFAYAVHTDVGNMAVASRVDKKLVPLRTKLVSGQTVEVITARSATPKPQWLEFVVSSKARTAIRHQLKQLEHEDAVQLGHRMLDRALEAMDSSLERLPKGRLDAFLAEHRYPRLEALLAEVALGNWMPNQAAQALMAYAELRGGAHSKHSQEKILINGSERGVVSFANCCQPIPGDDIMGYHTAGKGIVVHRLDCPNLAELRKSPERWVPIGWDTTVSGDYDTALVVEVENGTGVLAQLAAAIAQSHSNIERVDYLDRDFNAAVLAFNIQVRDRNHLAEVMRRLRRLSVVQSVRRQ, encoded by the coding sequence ATGAACCCAGGCCCCTCTGCCAAGGTCGCCACGTCCCCCGGCGCGGCCGTACCCGACTATGTCCTCCAGCTTGAACGCGCAGCGCACTACCTGCCGCCCGAGCAGCTGCCGCTGCTGCGCCGTGCGTGGGAAGTCGGCGCGTCCGCACATGCCGGGCAGACCCGCAAGTCCGGCGAGCCCTACATCACCCATCCGGTGGCCGTGGCCCAGGTGCTGGCCGAGCTCGGCCTGGACGTGGAAGCGCTGATCGCCGCGATCCTGCACGACACCATCGAAGACACCCCGCTGACCCGCGAAGAGCTGGCCGCCGAGTTCGGCGAAGCCGTGGCCGAGCTGGTCGACGGGGTCACCAAGCTGGACAAGCTGAAGTTCCGCGACCGCCAGGAAGCGGCCGCCGAGAGCTTCCGCAAGATGCTGCTGGCGATGTCGCGCGACCTGCGCGTGATCATGATCAAGCTCGCCGACCGCCTGCACAACATGCGCACCCTCGGCGCGCAGAGCACCGAAGCGCGCGGCCGCATCGCCCGCGAAACCCTGGAGATCTACGCCCCGATCGCGCAGCGGCTGGGCATGAGCCTGGTCAAGAGCGAGCTGCAGAACCTCGGCTTCAAGGCGCTGTATCCGTGGCGCCATGCGATCCTGGAAAAGCACATCCGCAGCCAGCCGGTGGTGCGCCGCGAAGCGATGGCGCAGGTGGAGGTGCAGTTGTCGCAGCGGCTGGCCAAGGAAGGGCTGGAGCACCGCCTGGTCAGCCGGATCAAGACCCCGTGGAGCATCTACAACAAGATGCGCGACGAGAACAAATCCTTCGACCAGGTCATGGACGTGTTCGGCTTCCGCCTGGTCGTGCGCAGCGTGCCCAACGCCTACCACGCCCTCGGCGCGGTGCATGCCACGTTCAAGCCGCTGGACGGGCGCTTCCGCGACTTCATCGCCATTCCCAAGGCCAACGGCTACCAGTCGCTGCACACGGTGCTGTTCGGGCCGTACGGCTCGCCGATCGAAGTGCAGATCCGCACCGAGGAAATGGACCTGATCGCCGAACGCGGCGTCGCCGCGCACTGGACCTACAAGTTCGGCGGCGACAGCCCCAACAGCGCGCAGAGCCGTGCCCACGCCTGGATCGTGGAACTGATCGACTCGCAGCGCGCGGCCGGTTCGTCGCTGGAGTTCCTCGACAACGTCAAGGTCGACCTGTTCCCGGACGAGGTCTACCTGTTCACGCCCAAGGGCAAGATCCTGGCGTTGCCGCGAAACTCCACCGCACTGGACTTCGCCTACGCGGTGCACACCGACGTCGGCAACATGGCGGTGGCCTCGCGCGTCGACAAGAAACTGGTGCCGCTGCGCACCAAGCTGGTCAGCGGGCAGACCGTGGAAGTGATCACCGCGCGCTCGGCCACGCCCAAGCCGCAGTGGCTGGAATTCGTGGTCAGCTCCAAGGCGCGTACCGCGATCCGCCACCAGCTCAAGCAGCTCGAGCACGAAGACGCCGTGCAGCTGGGCCACCGCATGCTGGACCGCGCGCTCGAAGCGATGGACAGCTCGCTGGAGCGGCTGCCCAAGGGGCGCCTGGACGCGTTCCTGGCCGAACACCGCTACCCGCGCCTGGAAGCGCTGCTGGCCGAAGTGGCACTGGGCAACTGGATGCCCAACCAGGCCGCGCAGGCGTTGATGGCCTATGCCGAACTGCGCGGTGGCGCGCATTCGAAGCACTCGCAGGAAAAGATCCTGATCAACGGCAGCGAGCGCGGCGTGGTCAGCTTCGCCAACTGCTGCCAGCCGATCCCCGGCGACGACATCATGGGCTACCACACCGCCGGCAAGGGCATCGTGGTGCACCGCCTGGACTGCCCGAACCTGGCCGAGCTGCGCAAGTCGCCCGAACGCTGGGTGCCGATCGGCTGGGACACCACGGTCTCCGGCGACTACGACACCGCGCTGGTGGTGGAAGTGGAGAACGGCACCGGCGTGCTGGCGCAGCTCGCCGCGGCGATCGCGCAGAGCCATTCCAACATCGAACGGGTGGATTACCTGGATCGCGACTTCAACGCCGCGGTGCTGGCCTTCAACATCCAGGTCCGCGATCGCAACCACCTCGCCGAGGTCATGCGCAGGCTGCGCCGGCTCTCGGTGGTGCAGTCGGTGCGGCGACAATAA
- the recG gene encoding ATP-dependent DNA helicase RecG, with protein MARRSAVTPALAPSGDTALAVLAGVGPAVAAKLAARGLASLQDLWLHLPLRYEDRTALTRIQDLRNGVPAQVEARVVAVDRGMRFRPTLKVAVEDEGQGTLVLRFFHFRQQQVAQFAVGTRLRCFGTPKPGQLGLEIVHPSYEILGRNDDPALGDSLDPVYPTVEGMGPATLRRLIGQALDRLPEESTLELLPPGWLDGLALPSLRSALLTVHRPPPDANLAALAAGTHPAQRRLALEELLAHHLSLRRQRIALQAHHAPPLAGPGRLCKALLKQLPFALTGAQKRVFGEIRDDLAKPRPMLRLVQGDVGSGKTVVAALAAMLAVEQGKQVALAAPTELLAEQHLTNLRGWLEPLGVQVAWLAGKVTGKARSKVLEQVANGQAQVVVGTHALMQDAVVFHDLALAIVDEQHRFGVHQRLALRDKGAGGRSVPHQLVMTATPIPRTLAMSEYADLDVSAIDELPPGRTPVQTVALNNDRRPELIERIALACREGRQVYWVCTLIEENDELDATPAQATYESLQALLPGVRVGLVHGRLKASEKLATMVAFKAGQIDLLVATTVIEVGVDVPNASLMVIENAERLGLAQLHQLRGRVGRGSAVSRCVLLYQARLSAMARERLETMRQTNDGFVIAEKDLELRGPGELLGTRQTGLAGFRMADLARDADLLPEVHALAERLLGEKPAVADRVVDRWIGSAVKYAGA; from the coding sequence GTGGCACGCAGGTCGGCGGTCACCCCGGCGCTGGCGCCGTCCGGCGACACCGCGCTGGCGGTGCTCGCTGGCGTGGGCCCGGCCGTGGCCGCCAAACTGGCGGCACGCGGCCTGGCCTCGCTGCAGGACCTGTGGCTGCACCTGCCGCTGCGCTATGAAGACCGCACCGCGCTGACCCGCATCCAGGACCTGCGCAACGGCGTGCCGGCGCAGGTCGAAGCGCGCGTGGTCGCGGTCGACCGCGGCATGCGCTTCCGGCCCACGCTCAAGGTTGCGGTGGAAGACGAAGGGCAGGGCACCCTGGTGCTGCGCTTCTTCCACTTCCGCCAGCAGCAGGTCGCGCAGTTCGCGGTCGGCACCCGGCTGCGCTGCTTCGGCACGCCCAAGCCGGGCCAGCTGGGCCTGGAAATCGTCCACCCCAGCTACGAGATCCTCGGCCGCAACGACGACCCCGCGCTGGGCGACAGCCTGGACCCGGTGTATCCCACCGTGGAAGGCATGGGTCCGGCCACCCTGCGCCGGCTGATCGGCCAGGCCCTGGACCGGTTGCCCGAAGAGTCCACGCTGGAACTGCTGCCGCCCGGTTGGCTCGACGGCCTCGCGCTGCCCTCGCTGCGCAGCGCGTTGCTCACCGTGCACCGGCCACCGCCGGACGCCAACCTGGCCGCACTCGCGGCCGGCACCCATCCCGCACAGCGTCGGCTGGCGCTGGAAGAACTGCTCGCCCATCACCTCAGCCTGCGTCGCCAGCGCATCGCACTGCAGGCGCATCACGCGCCGCCGCTGGCCGGGCCCGGGCGGCTGTGCAAGGCCCTGCTCAAGCAGTTGCCGTTCGCGCTCACCGGCGCGCAGAAGCGCGTGTTCGGCGAAATCCGCGACGATCTCGCCAAGCCGCGCCCGATGCTGCGGCTGGTGCAGGGCGATGTGGGCTCGGGCAAGACCGTGGTCGCCGCGCTGGCGGCAATGCTGGCGGTGGAGCAGGGCAAGCAGGTCGCGCTGGCCGCGCCGACCGAACTGCTCGCCGAGCAGCACCTCACCAACCTGCGCGGCTGGCTGGAACCGCTCGGCGTGCAGGTGGCGTGGCTGGCCGGCAAGGTCACCGGCAAGGCGCGCAGCAAGGTGCTGGAGCAGGTCGCCAACGGGCAGGCCCAGGTGGTGGTCGGCACCCACGCGCTGATGCAGGACGCGGTGGTGTTCCATGACCTGGCGCTGGCCATCGTCGACGAGCAGCACCGCTTCGGCGTGCACCAGCGCCTGGCGCTGCGCGACAAGGGCGCGGGTGGGCGCAGCGTGCCGCACCAGCTGGTGATGACCGCCACCCCGATTCCACGCACCCTGGCGATGTCCGAGTACGCCGACCTGGACGTGTCGGCGATCGACGAACTGCCGCCCGGTCGCACCCCGGTGCAGACCGTGGCGCTCAACAACGACCGCCGCCCGGAACTGATCGAGCGCATCGCGCTGGCCTGCCGCGAAGGCCGGCAGGTGTACTGGGTGTGCACCCTGATCGAAGAGAACGACGAACTCGACGCCACCCCGGCCCAGGCCACCTACGAATCGCTGCAGGCGCTGTTGCCGGGCGTACGGGTGGGGCTGGTGCACGGGCGGCTGAAAGCCAGCGAGAAACTGGCCACCATGGTCGCGTTCAAAGCCGGCCAGATCGACCTGCTGGTGGCCACCACGGTCATTGAAGTGGGCGTGGACGTGCCCAACGCCTCGCTGATGGTCATTGAAAATGCCGAGCGGCTCGGCCTGGCCCAGCTGCACCAGCTGCGCGGCCGGGTCGGGCGCGGCTCGGCGGTATCGCGCTGCGTGCTGCTGTACCAGGCACGCCTGTCGGCGATGGCGCGCGAGCGGCTGGAAACCATGCGGCAGACCAACGACGGCTTCGTCATCGCCGAAAAGGACCTGGAGCTGCGCGGCCCCGGCGAACTGCTCGGCACCCGCCAGACCGGCCTGGCCGGCTTCCGCATGGCCGACCTGGCCCGTGACGCCGACCTGCTGCCGGAGGTGCACGCGCTGGCCGAGCGGTTGCTGGGCGAAAAGCCCGCGGTGGCGGACCGGGTCGTGGATCGATGGATCGGCAGCGCGGTGAAATACGCCGGCGCCTGA
- a CDS encoding RidA family protein, with translation MSRQIINTEKAPAAIGPYSQAVRAGNTVYFSGQIPLDPATGDIVGAGDVEAQARRAFDNLKAVAEAAGGSLDQVVRLGLYLTDLAEFAKVNAVMQDYFQAPFPARSTIEVSGLPKGANFEVDAVMVIA, from the coding sequence ATGTCCCGTCAGATCATCAACACCGAAAAGGCCCCCGCCGCGATCGGTCCGTACTCGCAGGCCGTGCGCGCCGGCAACACCGTGTATTTCTCCGGCCAGATCCCGCTTGACCCCGCCACCGGCGACATCGTCGGCGCCGGGGACGTCGAAGCGCAGGCCCGCCGCGCGTTCGACAACCTCAAGGCCGTGGCCGAAGCCGCCGGCGGCTCGCTCGACCAGGTGGTCCGCCTGGGCCTGTACCTGACCGACCTGGCCGAATTCGCCAAGGTCAACGCGGTCATGCAGGACTACTTCCAGGCGCCGTTCCCGGCCCGCTCCACCATCGAAGTGTCCGGCCTGCCCAAGGGTGCGAACTTCGAGGTCGACGCGGTCATGGTCATCGCCTGA